From a single Aestuariibius sp. HNIBRBA575 genomic region:
- a CDS encoding alpha/beta hydrolase, which yields MTRSLNANRKEAQSGETRSVVIFLHGYGANSADLLGLADPLGEHLPDTMFIAPDAPELCAGVPGGFQWFPIPWIDGSSEEESREGMFRAEADLNAFLDGVMVDEDMLPEQVMLFGFSQGTMMALHVAPRREDPVAGICAFSGRLLEPDLLEDEVVCRPPVLLIHGDQDDVVPPQSLPQAAEALQQAGWKEVYAHVMNGTAHGIAPDGLSVALAFMRERLGYS from the coding sequence ATGACGCGCAGTTTGAACGCTAATCGTAAAGAGGCCCAATCAGGGGAAACCCGGTCAGTTGTGATTTTTTTGCACGGATATGGGGCTAATAGCGCTGATCTGTTGGGATTGGCGGACCCTTTGGGCGAACATTTGCCTGATACGATGTTTATCGCGCCGGATGCGCCCGAACTTTGCGCCGGGGTGCCCGGTGGGTTTCAATGGTTTCCGATCCCATGGATTGATGGCTCATCCGAAGAAGAAAGCCGGGAAGGCATGTTTCGCGCCGAAGCCGACCTAAACGCATTTCTGGACGGTGTGATGGTCGACGAAGACATGTTGCCCGAACAGGTGATGTTGTTTGGGTTTTCCCAAGGCACGATGATGGCGCTGCATGTCGCCCCCCGTCGTGAGGATCCAGTTGCTGGGATTTGTGCCTTTTCGGGGCGTTTGTTGGAACCTGATTTGCTAGAAGACGAAGTGGTCTGTCGCCCGCCGGTTTTGTTGATCCACGGCGATCAGGACGATGTTGTGCCACCCCAATCCTTGCCCCAAGCGGCAGAGGCGCTTCAACAGGCGGGATGGAAAGAAGTTTACGCACATGTCATGAACGGCACCGCCCATGGGATCGCCCCAGATGGATTATCCGTGGCCTTAGCGTTTATGCGCGAACGGTTGGGGTATAGCTGA
- a CDS encoding GGDEF domain-containing protein has translation MERLIAIVTPSSWLHWWVSFAVLLVSICLASLGIRAALFGIAEVEVTRQIIEALVIGIPYVFVAQWGLQHLKSLQDKLAVLATTDMLTGLPNRRAFMQELSDRQDQNTADYVMMLDVDHFKRINDTFGHDVGDICLSHLADELRNIVRSEDVVARMGGEEFAVILSQVSKETAIQIGERIAQGTHLHIRDHPEHVNLTELDPQHRLKVTVSVGACRPKTGDSPKSILRRADAAMYHAKRSGRAQLIIHQKG, from the coding sequence ATGGAACGTCTGATCGCAATTGTTACCCCATCGTCCTGGCTGCATTGGTGGGTTAGCTTTGCTGTGCTTTTGGTGTCGATATGTTTGGCCAGCCTTGGTATCCGGGCGGCCTTGTTTGGCATTGCCGAGGTTGAGGTCACGCGCCAAATTATCGAAGCGCTGGTGATCGGAATTCCCTATGTTTTTGTGGCGCAATGGGGGTTGCAGCACCTGAAATCATTGCAGGATAAACTGGCTGTTTTGGCGACCACGGATATGTTGACAGGGTTGCCGAATAGGCGCGCCTTTATGCAGGAACTCAGCGATCGACAGGATCAGAACACCGCCGATTATGTGATGATGCTGGATGTGGATCATTTTAAGCGGATCAATGACACATTCGGTCATGATGTGGGCGATATCTGCTTGTCTCATCTGGCGGATGAGTTGCGAAATATTGTTAGATCAGAGGATGTTGTGGCCAGAATGGGGGGCGAAGAATTCGCCGTTATTTTGTCGCAGGTCAGCAAAGAAACCGCCATCCAAATCGGAGAGCGCATTGCCCAAGGCACGCATTTGCACATCCGTGATCATCCTGAACATGTGAATTTGACTGAATTAGACCCGCAGCATCGGTTAAAAGTGACCGTTTCGGTCGGTGCCTGTCGACCTAAAACCGGGGACAGCCCAAAGAGTATTTTGCGACGCGCGGATGCGGCCATGTATCATGCGAAACGATCTGGACGTGCCCAATTGATCATACATCAAAAAGGGTAA
- a CDS encoding pseudouridine synthase, translated as MSKLIMFNKPFDVLSQFTDKGTENGPRRTLSDFIDVKGVYPAGRLDRDSEGLMLLTDDGRLQAKISNPKHKMPKTYWAQVEGIPDAEAIRKLQQGVTLKDGITLPARAQIIDEPVHLWPRTPPIRVRKSIPDTWIALTLREGRNRQVRRMTAAVGHPTLRLIRAQIGAWRLDDLPVGQWSEIKE; from the coding sequence ATGAGCAAATTAATCATGTTTAACAAACCATTCGATGTTCTTTCACAATTCACCGATAAAGGGACCGAAAACGGGCCTCGGCGGACATTGTCGGATTTTATCGATGTCAAAGGTGTCTATCCGGCTGGGCGCTTGGATCGAGACAGCGAAGGCCTGATGCTGTTGACCGATGACGGGCGATTGCAGGCAAAAATTTCAAATCCAAAACACAAGATGCCCAAAACCTATTGGGCCCAAGTGGAAGGCATTCCTGACGCGGAGGCCATTCGAAAACTACAACAAGGTGTGACGCTAAAAGACGGGATCACCCTGCCCGCACGGGCACAGATCATTGATGAACCAGTCCATTTATGGCCCCGCACCCCGCCCATTCGGGTGCGTAAATCGATCCCAGACACTTGGATCGCACTGACGTTGCGGGAAGGGCGAAATCGACAGGTGCGCCGAATGACGGCCGCCGTTGGGCATCCCACATTGCGGTTAATCCGCGCACAAATCGGCGCGTGGCGGCTAGATGATTTACCTGTGGGTCAATGGTCTGAAATAAAAGAGTGA
- a CDS encoding cobyrinate a,c-diamide synthase: protein MRGLIFSAPGSGSGKTTITLGVLRALTRRGTAVRAAKSGPDYIDPRFHEAACGNACVNLDAWAMKKQRIRALAQSEIPLIIEGAMGLFDGAPPDGDGATADLARILGLPVVLIVDASHMAQSIAAVVRGFSDHDPETRVMGVILNKVGSSRHERMLRRALTPLGLPILGAVYRTQSITMPSRHLGLVQAAENPDLNAFLDHAADVVEAAIDLDQLCELMRPLPVAPVSKKMPPPAQNIAIAHDAAFAFSYPHILGDWRQSGASLILFSPLNNEPVPDCDFVFLPGGYPELHAAQLAQADRFLSSLINAAQHSDIYGECGGYMVLGNSITDADGNRHNMAGLLNLDTSFASRKLHLGYRSLTPLGGVFSQPLNGHEFHYSTELFAQGDPLFKSKDAEGQSLPDMGLISGRVSGSYAHVIDVA from the coding sequence ATGCGGGGCCTCATTTTTTCTGCGCCCGGGTCTGGATCCGGTAAAACCACAATCACGTTGGGGGTTTTGCGTGCGTTAACACGACGCGGAACGGCTGTGCGTGCCGCCAAATCAGGGCCAGATTACATCGATCCGCGGTTTCATGAGGCGGCCTGTGGCAATGCATGTGTCAATCTTGATGCATGGGCGATGAAAAAACAACGCATCCGGGCCTTGGCGCAGTCTGAAATCCCGTTGATCATCGAAGGCGCGATGGGGCTGTTTGATGGTGCCCCCCCGGATGGGGATGGCGCCACCGCAGATTTGGCCCGTATTTTGGGATTGCCGGTGGTATTGATCGTGGATGCATCGCATATGGCCCAATCCATTGCGGCGGTGGTGCGTGGATTTTCGGATCATGATCCCGAAACCCGTGTCATGGGCGTGATCCTGAACAAAGTCGGATCATCGCGCCACGAACGCATGTTACGCCGCGCGCTCACTCCATTGGGATTGCCCATTTTGGGCGCTGTTTATCGCACACAGTCGATCACCATGCCGTCGCGTCATCTGGGTCTGGTGCAAGCCGCCGAAAACCCGGATTTAAACGCCTTTTTGGATCATGCGGCCGATGTGGTCGAAGCTGCGATCGATCTAGATCAGCTTTGTGAACTGATGCGCCCCTTGCCCGTCGCACCTGTGTCAAAAAAAATGCCCCCCCCAGCACAGAACATCGCCATCGCACATGATGCAGCATTTGCATTCAGCTATCCCCATATTCTGGGCGATTGGCGGCAATCTGGCGCCAGTTTGATCCTCTTTTCCCCGCTAAATAATGAACCGGTTCCTGATTGTGATTTTGTGTTTTTGCCGGGGGGCTATCCTGAATTGCACGCTGCCCAATTGGCACAGGCAGATCGGTTTTTGTCTAGCTTAATAAACGCCGCGCAACATTCTGATATTTATGGGGAATGTGGGGGGTATATGGTGTTGGGCAACTCGATTACGGACGCCGATGGTAACCGACATAACATGGCCGGTCTGCTGAATTTAGACACCAGCTTTGCCAGCCGAAAACTGCATCTTGGATATCGGTCATTGACGCCTTTGGGGGGCGTGTTTTCGCAGCCATTGAACGGGCATGAATTTCATTATTCGACCGAACTTTTTGCGCAGGGCGATCCTTTGTTCAAATCCAAAGACGCTGAAGGTCAAAGCCTACCCGATATGGGACTGATTTCTGGGCGTGTTTCAGGGTCATATGCACATGTGATTGATGTGGCTTAA
- a CDS encoding DNA-3-methyladenine glycosylase, with product MNESVIVSPDCIEKAAHELVQVEPKFLQPYQLLAPLPLRLKPQGFASLLQAIMGQQVSVASANAIWDRLIKSGLTDEAEMRKADEDNLRNCGLSRQKIKYAKALADAQLDYAAFPNQESRDVIKTLTSVTGIGTWTAEIYAKFSLGRADIFAAGDLALQEGAKMLFALPERPNEKQMRHMATAWSPYRSVAARLLWAYYKHQKQREGIT from the coding sequence ATGAATGAATCTGTGATTGTTTCACCCGATTGCATCGAAAAAGCAGCCCATGAACTTGTTCAGGTGGAACCAAAGTTTTTGCAACCCTATCAATTGCTTGCGCCGCTTCCTTTGCGTTTGAAACCGCAAGGGTTTGCATCCTTGCTTCAGGCGATCATGGGCCAGCAGGTTTCGGTTGCGTCAGCCAATGCCATTTGGGACAGGTTGATCAAATCGGGTCTGACCGATGAGGCAGAAATGCGCAAAGCGGACGAAGACAATCTGCGAAACTGCGGATTGAGCCGACAAAAGATCAAATACGCCAAAGCTTTGGCCGATGCGCAGTTGGATTATGCGGCGTTCCCGAACCAAGAATCGCGTGACGTGATCAAAACATTGACATCCGTCACTGGCATCGGCACCTGGACCGCCGAAATCTACGCAAAGTTTTCCTTGGGTCGCGCGGATATCTTTGCCGCTGGGGATTTAGCATTGCAGGAAGGGGCGAAAATGCTGTTTGCGCTGCCCGAACGCCCAAACGAAAAACAAATGCGCCACATGGCAACGGCCTGGTCTCCCTATAGATCGGTTGCAGCACGGTTGCTGTGGGCCTACTACAAACATCAAAAGCAGCGGGAAGGGATCACATGA
- the cobA gene encoding uroporphyrinogen-III C-methyltransferase: protein MTDSLPEYDWPQLQPGWVWLCGAGPGDPGLLTLHALNALRQADVVIYDALVQEGILDWAPQAEHVYAGKRGGKPSAKQRDISLKLVDLAQAGKKVLRLKGGDPFVFGRGGEEAQTLIQHDVPVRIIPGISAGIGGLAYAGIPVTHRDVNQSVTFVTGHDQTGDAPSSLDWDGIARGSQVIVIYMGMKHIARISADLIKAGRGQDEPVAVVANATTDDQQVLETTLGNVVSDLQGSELEPPAIICVGRSVQMRQVLDWQGQLNGIAPRNLDPLGRGKPAENG, encoded by the coding sequence ATGACTGACTCTTTGCCTGAATATGATTGGCCCCAATTGCAACCTGGATGGGTTTGGCTGTGTGGGGCGGGACCCGGTGATCCGGGATTGCTGACATTACATGCGCTAAATGCCCTGCGGCAGGCGGATGTGGTGATTTATGACGCATTGGTCCAAGAGGGAATTCTGGATTGGGCCCCTCAGGCAGAGCATGTCTATGCAGGTAAACGAGGTGGCAAACCCTCTGCTAAACAGCGGGATATTTCGCTGAAACTGGTTGATCTGGCCCAAGCAGGCAAGAAAGTTCTGCGCCTCAAAGGCGGCGATCCCTTTGTGTTTGGTCGTGGCGGCGAAGAGGCGCAAACGCTGATCCAACACGATGTGCCCGTGCGCATAATTCCCGGCATCAGCGCCGGTATTGGCGGATTGGCCTATGCGGGCATTCCAGTGACCCACCGCGATGTGAACCAATCCGTTACCTTTGTGACGGGTCATGATCAGACCGGGGATGCACCGTCGTCCTTGGATTGGGATGGGATCGCCCGCGGATCCCAAGTGATCGTCATCTATATGGGCATGAAACATATCGCGCGCATTTCAGCTGACCTGATAAAGGCCGGGCGCGGCCAAGATGAACCCGTCGCTGTGGTTGCCAATGCGACCACAGATGACCAGCAAGTGCTTGAAACAACGTTGGGAAATGTCGTTTCCGACCTGCAAGGATCAGAGCTTGAACCGCCTGCGATCATCTGTGTGGGACGGTCCGTTCAAATGCGGCAAGTGCTGGATTGGCAAGGACAGCTAAACGGAATTGCACCGCGCAATCTGGATCCGTTGGGGCGCGGGAAACCCGCCGAAAACGGCTAG
- a CDS encoding HNH endonuclease, with the protein MGHVTNNTDFRSHFVRESGGLKKFPALVLNADYRPLSYYPLSLWPWQEAIKAAWLDRVDIVAEYEEVVHSPSTELKIPSVVVLKDYVKPQKRVAFTRFNLFLRDEFCCQYCGARGDLTFDHVVPRARGGVTSWENVVAACSRCNLRKGSQSLRHCGMSLQKPPRQPTAEVLRNTGRKFPPNFLHESWMDFLYWDAELDA; encoded by the coding sequence ATGGGTCATGTAACAAATAATACCGATTTCCGATCCCATTTTGTCAGGGAATCCGGCGGGTTAAAGAAGTTTCCAGCCCTTGTTCTCAATGCAGATTATCGCCCATTATCCTACTACCCGCTATCCCTATGGCCTTGGCAAGAGGCAATAAAAGCGGCGTGGTTGGATCGTGTGGATATCGTCGCTGAATATGAAGAAGTGGTTCATTCGCCATCAACAGAGCTTAAAATTCCCTCCGTTGTTGTTCTGAAGGATTATGTAAAACCTCAAAAGCGCGTGGCCTTCACGCGCTTTAATTTGTTTCTAAGGGACGAATTTTGCTGCCAATATTGCGGTGCGCGTGGGGATTTAACCTTTGATCATGTGGTGCCGCGCGCGCGCGGTGGCGTGACGTCTTGGGAAAATGTCGTGGCGGCTTGTTCACGGTGCAATCTACGCAAAGGATCCCAAAGTTTGCGTCATTGCGGTATGAGTTTGCAAAAACCACCCCGCCAACCCACTGCTGAGGTTCTGCGAAACACGGGTCGTAAATTTCCACCAAATTTCCTACATGAAAGCTGGATGGATTTTCTGTATTGGGATGCGGAATTGGACGCCTAA
- a CDS encoding cobalt-precorrin-6A reductase — translation MTVLLLAGTAEARQVAQKLHQQNISAIATLSGATRHPKSLPIPVQIGGFGGADGFKQFISSQNIHAVLDATHPFAHNITDRTHRICHDISMPYALLLRQKWMSDKGDDWHHIACETQAQHLVSPDDIVFLATGRQHLDRFAALNKCRIFCRQIDPPGTDFPFENGNFVIGRPPFSIEEEMRLFKRLKVSVLVVKNAGGQASASKLVAARALGIKVIMIDRPKTPDAHKVETAQQAVDWITSL, via the coding sequence ATGACTGTTTTGTTGCTGGCCGGAACCGCCGAGGCCCGCCAAGTCGCCCAAAAGCTGCATCAGCAAAACATTTCAGCCATTGCCACCCTATCCGGGGCCACACGCCATCCCAAATCATTGCCAATTCCGGTTCAAATCGGGGGGTTTGGCGGCGCTGATGGGTTTAAACAGTTTATTTCGTCGCAAAACATTCATGCGGTGTTGGATGCAACGCATCCCTTTGCCCATAACATTACCGACAGAACGCATCGAATATGTCACGATATATCAATGCCATATGCGCTGTTGTTAAGGCAGAAATGGATGTCGGATAAAGGCGATGATTGGCATCATATCGCTTGCGAAACACAAGCGCAGCATCTGGTTTCACCCGACGATATTGTGTTTCTGGCAACGGGGCGCCAGCATTTAGATCGCTTTGCGGCTTTGAACAAATGTCGGATTTTTTGTCGCCAAATTGATCCCCCGGGTACGGATTTTCCCTTTGAAAACGGGAATTTTGTCATTGGCCGCCCGCCATTTAGCATAGAAGAAGAGATGCGCCTGTTCAAACGGTTGAAGGTTAGCGTTCTGGTGGTCAAAAATGCCGGTGGGCAGGCCAGTGCGTCAAAACTGGTCGCAGCACGCGCTTTAGGGATCAAGGTGATTATGATTGATCGGCCCAAAACGCCCGATGCGCATAAGGTTGAAACGGCGCAGCAGGCTGTGGATTGGATCACGTCCCTATGA
- the pgl gene encoding 6-phosphogluconolactonase → MKLIEYADGEMMMMDLANILAGELENALFQGDKVTFAVPGGTTPGPIFDVLSGVDLNWANVRVMLTDERWVPETSDRSNTRLLRQRFLTDRAAAAQLLPLYANADIPEAVINELEAQIAPALPIDICLLGMGADMHTASIFPGADQLHEALHGDAILVPMRAPGAGEPRITLSAKVLNAAINKHILIKGNDKREALEAAQKLQPEDAPVAAILKGATIHWAES, encoded by the coding sequence ATGAAGCTGATCGAATATGCCGATGGCGAAATGATGATGATGGATCTGGCCAATATTTTGGCCGGCGAGTTGGAAAATGCGTTGTTCCAAGGCGACAAAGTCACCTTTGCGGTGCCGGGTGGAACCACGCCGGGTCCGATTTTTGATGTGCTCAGCGGTGTGGACCTGAATTGGGCCAATGTTCGGGTGATGTTAACCGATGAACGTTGGGTTCCTGAAACCTCTGACCGGTCCAACACGCGTTTGTTACGGCAGCGGTTTTTAACCGACCGTGCCGCCGCCGCGCAATTGCTGCCGCTATATGCCAATGCCGACATTCCAGAGGCGGTGATCAATGAATTAGAAGCCCAGATCGCGCCCGCATTGCCCATCGATATTTGCCTGTTAGGCATGGGGGCAGACATGCACACAGCGTCCATTTTCCCCGGTGCGGATCAATTACACGAAGCGCTGCATGGGGATGCGATTTTGGTGCCCATGCGTGCGCCCGGCGCAGGAGAGCCGCGGATTACGCTATCTGCCAAAGTGTTGAATGCAGCGATAAACAAACACATTCTCATCAAAGGCAATGACAAACGCGAAGCCCTGGAGGCTGCGCAAAAATTACAACCCGAAGACGCACCCGTTGCAGCGATCCTAAAGGGTGCAACAATCCATTGGGCCGAAAGCTAG
- the zwf gene encoding glucose-6-phosphate dehydrogenase, whose protein sequence is MVSRIIPVECFDLVIFGGTGDLARRKILPGLFRRFLGGQMPENARIIGAARSNLDDAEYRDMVAGAITEFGGAEAKDTECLSRFLKQLHYVQVDARGTDGWADLAGLMKPDVIRAFYFSVGPGLFGDLAERLHLHKIADAQSRIVVEKPFGRDLETARALNETLALHFDEQQIYRIDHYLGKETVQNLMAVRFGNVLFEPLWNNHYVDHIQITVAETVGVGGRGGYYDKSGAMRDMVQNHLMQLLCLIAMEPPSMFEADAVRDEKLKVIRALQPVDYHQIVRGQYNATDKTQNYRDDAENPRSHTESFVALKCHINNWRWAGVPFYMRTGKRLKARNSEISVVFKDLGHSIFEGDEARHRNILTIRLQPNEGIDLQVTIKEPGPGGMRLVDVPLDMTFADALGPDADGGSDAYERLIMDVIRGNQTLFMRGDEVEAAWSWTDPIINGWQERNDVPKEYDTGSSGPEDSLMLLHRDGRRWHEIKA, encoded by the coding sequence ATGGTATCACGTATCATTCCGGTCGAATGTTTTGATCTGGTCATTTTTGGCGGCACAGGGGATTTGGCAAGACGCAAGATTTTGCCGGGTTTATTCCGCCGTTTCCTTGGCGGGCAAATGCCTGAAAACGCTCGGATAATTGGCGCTGCGCGATCCAATTTGGATGACGCAGAATATCGTGACATGGTTGCGGGCGCCATCACTGAATTTGGTGGTGCAGAAGCCAAAGATACCGAATGCCTGAGCCGGTTCTTAAAGCAGCTGCATTATGTGCAGGTTGACGCGCGCGGCACTGACGGCTGGGCCGATCTGGCCGGTTTGATGAAACCTGACGTTATTCGCGCCTTCTATTTCTCGGTCGGGCCGGGCCTATTTGGCGATCTGGCGGAACGTTTGCATCTGCACAAAATCGCCGATGCTCAGAGCCGGATTGTGGTTGAAAAACCCTTTGGGCGTGATCTGGAAACCGCACGCGCATTGAACGAAACCTTGGCGTTACATTTTGACGAGCAACAGATTTACCGGATCGATCATTATCTGGGCAAAGAAACAGTTCAAAACCTGATGGCGGTACGGTTTGGTAATGTGCTGTTTGAACCGCTTTGGAACAATCACTACGTTGATCACATCCAGATCACGGTGGCCGAAACGGTCGGCGTTGGGGGGCGCGGCGGGTATTATGACAAATCCGGCGCGATGCGCGATATGGTGCAAAACCATCTGATGCAATTGCTGTGTCTGATTGCGATGGAACCGCCCAGCATGTTCGAAGCGGACGCAGTTCGGGACGAAAAGCTAAAGGTTATCCGTGCCTTACAGCCTGTTGATTACCATCAAATCGTACGTGGCCAGTATAATGCGACGGACAAGACCCAGAACTATCGTGATGACGCAGAAAATCCACGATCCCACACAGAAAGCTTTGTTGCGCTGAAATGCCATATCAACAATTGGCGTTGGGCGGGCGTGCCATTTTATATGCGCACGGGCAAACGCCTAAAGGCGCGGAATTCCGAAATTTCCGTGGTATTTAAGGATTTAGGTCATTCGATTTTTGAAGGCGACGAGGCGCGCCACCGCAACATTCTGACCATTCGGTTGCAACCCAATGAAGGCATTGATTTGCAAGTGACAATCAAGGAACCGGGACCGGGCGGGATGCGACTGGTGGATGTGCCTTTGGACATGACCTTTGCTGATGCGTTGGGCCCGGATGCGGATGGCGGGTCGGATGCGTATGAACGACTGATTATGGATGTGATCCGTGGCAACCAAACCCTGTTTATGCGCGGTGACGAAGTCGAAGCCGCGTGGTCATGGACCGATCCGATCATCAATGGCTGGCAGGAACGCAATGACGTGCCCAAAGAATATGATACCGGGTCATCCGGCCCAGAGGATTCATTGATGTTGTTGCATCGGGATGGCCGAAGATGGCATGAGATCAAAGCGTAA
- a CDS encoding cobalt-precorrin-5B (C(1))-methyltransferase, which translates to MSNAQKSDPNRPLRRGWTTGACATAATKAALTKLWGDVWTDDVQITLPRGETPVFTLATTGSGVDWAEAAIIKDAGDDPDVTHGALISARVEPSDGAVVFAAGTGVGIVTKPGLPIAVGEAAINPVPRAMMDEVVAALASEFGKTPDIKITISVQNGAQLAEKTWNPRLGIVGGLSILGTTGIVRPFSCAAWIASIHRGVDVARAEGLDHVAGCTGATSERVVQSLYNLPEQAMLDMGDFAGGLLKYLRKHPVKRVTIGGGIGKICKLSQGAIDLHSGRSQVDFGQIAQWLGDARMSDMNTALQVYENKGRMFADIVAQKALIQVEQLLKDCGTRADIVVIDRKGNILSRAGDV; encoded by the coding sequence ATGAGCAACGCGCAGAAATCCGACCCAAACCGCCCCTTGCGCCGTGGATGGACCACCGGCGCCTGTGCGACGGCGGCCACAAAGGCCGCGTTGACTAAGCTGTGGGGGGATGTTTGGACGGATGACGTTCAGATTACATTGCCGCGCGGTGAAACGCCGGTTTTCACATTGGCCACAACCGGTTCTGGGGTGGATTGGGCAGAGGCGGCGATCATCAAAGACGCCGGGGACGACCCGGATGTCACGCATGGGGCCTTGATCTCTGCTCGGGTTGAACCTTCTGACGGTGCGGTCGTTTTTGCAGCGGGCACCGGCGTTGGAATTGTCACGAAACCCGGGTTGCCAATCGCCGTTGGCGAGGCCGCGATCAACCCGGTGCCACGTGCGATGATGGACGAAGTCGTGGCTGCATTGGCCAGCGAATTTGGTAAAACCCCGGATATCAAAATTACAATTTCTGTTCAAAACGGCGCGCAACTTGCTGAAAAAACATGGAATCCCCGGTTGGGCATTGTGGGGGGGCTGTCCATTCTTGGGACAACCGGGATCGTGCGACCCTTTAGTTGCGCGGCTTGGATCGCGTCGATTCATCGTGGGGTGGATGTGGCGCGCGCCGAGGGTCTGGACCATGTGGCAGGATGCACGGGGGCGACGTCTGAACGGGTGGTTCAATCGCTATATAACCTGCCAGAACAGGCGATGTTGGATATGGGGGATTTTGCCGGCGGGTTGCTTAAATACCTTAGAAAACATCCCGTAAAACGGGTCACAATTGGCGGTGGGATCGGCAAAATATGCAAACTGTCGCAGGGTGCCATTGATCTTCATTCTGGGCGATCACAAGTTGATTTTGGCCAGATTGCACAATGGCTGGGGGATGCGCGCATGTCTGACATGAACACCGCCCTACAAGTTTATGAAAACAAAGGTAGAATGTTTGCTGATATTGTTGCGCAAAAGGCGTTGATCCAGGTTGAACAGCTGTTGAAAGATTGCGGAACGCGCGCCGATATTGTGGTCATTGATCGCAAAGGAAATATCCTGTCGCGCGCGGGTGATGTGTAA